CGGCGGCGATGTCTCGCGGCTGGTGCCGCCCAATGTCGCCGTCCGGCTCAAAACACGCTTCGCGAAGCCCTGACGCCCTCTCATACCCGTCGTCCGCGCTGTTTCATTTGCCTCTCCCAACACGTATCATTGGTATTCCCCGATCGTTCAATTGTCGCCGGGGGGCATCGCGATGGCTTCCAAACGTGTCGAACGTTTCTTGAAATCGATCGGTTTTGCGCTGCTGCGGACGGTCGCGCCGCGACGTCGTCCTCTTCCTGATCGCGACGCCATCGCCCGGTTTGAGCGCGTCCTGGTCCTGCGCCTCGATGAGCGGATCGGCAACGCGGTGCTGTTGACATCCATGCTGGCCGCGCTGCGCAGCCAGTTTCCACTCACGCGCATCGACTGCATGCTCAGTTTCCGCTATGCCGACTTGCGTCGATTCATACCGTCCGTCGACCGATTCGTGCTGTTCGACAAGCATCGCCTCGCGCGCCGTCCGTGGGAGTTTCTGAGGACCGTGCGATCGATTCGCGGGGAGCGCTACGACTGTGTCTTCGATGCCTCCGCCGACCAGACTGTTTCGTTCACTCATCTGGCGCTCTGTGCGTTTTCGGGCGGACGCGTCCGTGTCGGGCACGATCGCGGCGGCATGGGACGGCTCTACGATCTCTCCGTAGCCGTCCCCGACCACGTCCGCCACGCGGCGGACACGCACGTGGATTTGCTGGATGCGCTGACGCCGGTGGCAGACCGTCCGCTCCCAAAGCTCCATGTTGACACCGATGATGAGGTGCTGGCGCGACTCTGCCGCTCGCAGGAAATCGATTCGGATCTGCCCCTCGTCTTGATTCACCCCGGCGCCCGCGGACGCAAACGTTGGCCCCCGGAACAGTTTGCCGAACTGACGCGACGGCTGGCCGCGACGGTGCGGGCCAATCTGGTCTTGGTGTGGGGGCCCTCTGATGTCCAGACGGCTGAGGTAGTGGTCAAGCTGGGCGACAACACGCTGCGACCCGCCGGTATTCTCGCGTTTGTCGAACTGTTGCAGTTGATCCGCCGCGCCGACGTATTCGTCTCCGCCGACACCGGCCCGATGCATCTGGCCTCTGCCGTGGGAGCGCCCGTGGTCGCCATCTTTTTGCACACCGATCCGGCGCAGTACGGCCCGCGCGATCCGGCGAGCATCGTTCTCGACGGCAGGGACCGCGCGCTGTCCGCCGGCGATGTCGCCGATGCGGTGCTTGGGATACTGCGACACAACACGCTGCGCGGCGCCGCGTCACCGCCGCGGGAAGCATTCGCATCATGACACAATCGCACCCGATGCATTCCGGGCCGCCGAACCCGTCGTCGATGCAGCGGTTTCTGCGGCGGGCGCTGCTGCACTGGCCGCCGCTGACGGTTTCATTGATCGCTTCGCTGCTGTTTGTCGCGACATCGGCCGCGCTGATCTGGCTGGTCGGTCCGCTGGCGGGCGCGTTGTTCGGCATCACCCCGCAGACCCCGATTGCGGGAGTTGAGGACGGCGGGAGTCTTGGCAGCATCAAAAACGCCCTCCTCGGTGTCCTCGATCACCTGATCGTCCGCCAGGACCGAATCGAGACGCTGGCGCGCCTCTGCATGGCCATTCTGCTGATCGCCGCGATCAAGAATCTCTGCCGCTATGCCCAAAGTCTGGCGGTGTCCACGGTCGAACAACGGCTCGTGCGCGGGCTGCGCGAGGAACTCTTCGCGCACTATCAGGCGCTCTCGCTGTCTTACTACCACCGCACACGCAGCGGCCAGATCATTTCCCGCGTCGCCAATGACGTGCGCGTGCTCAGCACCATGCTCGATGTTGCCTTCGGCAACCTGTTGCGCGACCCGCTGCTCGTCCTGGTCCTCTTCGGCTCATTGCTCGTCATCAGTTGGCAATTGACCCTCGTGGCCTTGGTCGTGCTCCCGCTGTCCGTGACGGCCATCGGGCTGGCGGGACGCTTCATTCGCCGCTATTCGTGGCGTTCGCAGGAAAAGATGGCCGACTTGAATACGGTGCTTGAGGAAAACGTCACCGGCGTGCGAGTCGTCAAGGCCTTCCATCGCGAAGAATACGAGATCGACCGTTTCCGCCAGTCCAATCGGGGATTCTACCGGGCGATGCTGAAGATGCTGCGTGTACGTCACCTGAATTCGCCGATCAGCGAATTCCTCGGCACCGTCGGCGCCATCGCGATTCTCTGGCTGGGCGGACGCGCCGTGCTGGTGGGGGAGGGGCTCTCTCCCAACGATTTCATGACATTCATTTTCCTGACATTCGCGATCATCCAGCCGATCAAGACGCTCGCGCACGTTCACGCGCGCATCTCCGAGGGACGCGCCGCCGCCGACCGTGTATTCGAAGCGCTCGATCTTCCCATCGAAGTCCGCGACCGCCCCGGAGCGCGTGCGATGCCGGGATTCTGCGATGCGATCCGTTTCGAGAATGTCGGCTTTCACTACGATACGGGCGGATCGGTCCTCCGCGAGATCAACCTGCAAATCCCGCGCGGCTTCGCGGTCGCGCTCGTCGGCCCCTCCGGCGGCGGGAAGTCGACTTTGTGCGATCTGCTGGCCCGCTTCTACGATCCGATCGAGGGGCGGATCACAATCGACGGAATCGATCTGCGCGACCTCACGATCGGTTCTCTGCGAGCACGCCTCGGCATCGTGACTCAGGATGTCGTGCTGTTCAACGACACCGTGGCCCACAACATTGCCTACGGCGACACATCTCCCGACCCGAATCGACTGCGGCAGGCGGCCGAGGCGGCGTTCGCGGCAGAGTTTATCGATGCGTTGCCGCTGGGGTTTGAGACCGTCATCGGCCCGCGCGGCATGAAGCTCTCCGGCGGACAGCGACAGCGCATTGCCATCGCGCGCGCGATTTACAAGGACCCGCCGATATTGATCTTCGATGAGGCCACCAGCGCCCTCGACACCGCCTCCGAATTCGCCGTGCAACAGGCCATCAACAATCTGTTGCGCGACCGCACCGCGCTGATTGTCGCGCACCGCCTCTCCACCGTGCGCGATGCCGATCTGATCGCCGTCGTCGATGCCGGACTCATCATCGACACCGGAACCCACGAAACACTGCTTGAGCGCGGCGGATTGTACCGCCGTCTCCACGACATGCAGTTTGCCGACACGCCGCAGGGGGCTGATGCATCGCATGAAGCCGCGCGTCCTGTTTTGTGACAGCGCCCGCGTCTGGGGCGGCATCGAGCACTGGATGGTGACGGTCGTCGGCGCCCTGGCGCACCGTGGCTGGACCACCGCACTCGTCGCCCGCACCGGCCATGAACTGCTGCGACGGGCGACAGCCGCCGGGCTGGAGACGCACGGTTGGCGGTTCCGCTTCGATTTCGATCCGGGGACCATCCTGCCCGCCGACCGTCTGATGCGCCGCTGGCGTCCCGACCTGTTGGTTGTCGCCCTGGGACGCGACATCCGCACGGTCGGCATGGCCGCGCACCGACAGGGCGTGCCCATGCTCTGGCGCATGGGGATGCCCTACCCCAACTGCGGCTGGGCGCACCGCGTCACCGGAAAGCGACTGGTCCGCAAGGTCGTCGTTCCCTCACACGAGCTAAAGGGACGGTTGTCGCCATTCCCGTGGCTTGACGGCAAGGTCGAAGTCATCCCGAATGGATTGCCGCTAACGGATCCTCCCGATGAGACGCGGATCGCCGTCGCGCGACAGGCGTTGGGTTGGAAACGCGACCAGTTCGTCATTCTCTGGGTCGGACGCATCAAAGCGATCAAAGGCGTCGATCTGTTGCTGCGGGCATTCGCCGGGCTTGTGGCCAAACACCCGCATGCGCGAATCGTCCTGGTCGGCTCCGGTCCCGATGAGAATGCTCTGCGCGAACTGAGCGTGCAACTTGGCATCGACGCGCGCGTCCGGTTTGCCGGGTATCAGAGCGATCCCGGACCGTACTACGAGGGATGCGATCTGTTCGTCTGCCCCTCGCGCGAAGAACCCTTCGGCTGGGTGCTGTTGGAAGCGATGTTACGGCGCAAACCCGTCATGGCCGCCGCTGTCGGCGGCATCCCGGAAGTGGCCGGTGACGGCGCTGTCCGATTGTTCCCGAAGGAAGACATCGGTGCCCTGCGCGACATCCTGGAGGAACTGATTTCTGATGAACACAAGCGCGATCGGCTCGCCGACGCCGGACTGGCGCGAGTGCGGAGCACGTTCACCGAGTCGCTGATGATGGATCGCCTCGAAGACTGTTTCACGCGCACGATCGACGGCTCTCAAATGCACCACCCGCGCGCCCGATCGCGCCGCGACACAACACGCGCGCTGGTGGGCTGAGGCCCGGCGCGGGTACCATCCCATGCGCATCATCGTCTCAGCCACACTCGGCGGATTCAGTGCCGGGACATGGTATGCCGTCAATACCGCGCGACGCCTGGTGTCGCGCGGCCACGAGGTGCTCTACATACCGCGTCCGGCCGGTGAAAGCGCCCGCCGTGCCGAATCCGCCGGTTTGCGGGTCACCTCGGACATCGATCTGGAGAAGAAGTCGCCGCGCCGTGCGTACCGCAATCTCCGCACTCTCCTGAACCTGATGACATCGTTCGGCCCCGATGTCGTCTTGGCGCACGGCAGCGGCGATCACTCGTTCTGGGGCTTGGCCCGGCTGATCGGCGACCGGCGCATGGCCCTCATCCGCGTCCGGGCGCTCGATCCCAAGCCGCCGCGACGGCATGCGCTCGCGCGCTGGCTGCATCACAAAGCAACCGATGCGGTCGTCACGGCCAACACGCGCCACTACGCATACTATCGCTCTGCTCTGGCGATTCCCGCCGAGCGGATGCGCATCATCGGCGGCGGCATCGACCCCGAGGAATACCGCGACACCGGCGACGATGCGTTCCGATCCAACGAAATCTCACTGCCCGATGGCCGGCGCATCGTCGTGCTGCTGGCGCGCTTCGCGCCGGTCAAAGGCCACCGCGTGCTGCTGACCGCGGCCTCGCGCATCCGTGAACGGCATTCGGACACACACTTTCTGTTTGTCGGACGCGCCGCCGCCTACAACGGCGATCAACTGCGACGCTGGACTTTCGAGATGAACTTGCAAGGTGCCGTCACGATCGTCGACCGGCCGCTGCCGTCGATCCCTGCCCTCCTGGCACGATGCGCGATCGGCGTGGTCGCGTCGGTCGGCTCCGAAACCGTCTCCCGCGCCTTGCTCGAATACCTGGCCAGCGGGCTGGCCGTGGTCGCCACCGACGTCGGAGGCGTTCCCGATCTGTTGTCGCGCGGCGAGTTCGGCCGGCTGATCCCGCCCGACAACTCCACTGCGATTGCCGCCGCGGTATCGGATTTGCTGGATAACGACGAAAGGCGACGGCGCATGGGTGCGGCAGCCCGCGCGTATGTGCTCGGAAACTGCACATGGGACCAACGCGTCGATGAATGGGAACGTCTCCTCTACGAGACGATCGCGAGGGTCCGCGGGCGGGATATCGCCCCGCTCAACGACGGCGAGCCGCCCGGCGGCTGTCAGGAGTCTCCGCCCGCAGTTGTGCTCGACGGGCCGGTTCGTTAAGCCGTTGGCATAAACGGCGATCCCGCACGTATATTATTGGGGGTAGGTTCAGCGATGCTGCCGTTGCGGCGAATAATGTCATCCGGACGCCATCCAGCGGATGGTGCGGATAACCCGGCATGACGCCGAATTGATTATGAGTGAAGCGGTTCTCCGAAAGTCGCGCAGTCGGCGTGGACGCCCGCCCGAGATGAACCTCGCGGAGTTCGTCATCCGCGTCGAGGCGGAAAACGCCAATGTCGACATTGCGCTGTTGCGCCGCGCCTACGAGTTCTCCGACGCCGCGCACAAGGGGCAGGTGCGCGAATCCGGGGAGCCCTATGTCAATCATTGTCTGGCCGTTGCCATGATCTTAGCCGAGCAGCATCTGGACACCGCCACCATCGCCGCCGGAATGATTCACGATGTCGTCGAAGACACCGTGCACGGCTTGGATGCGGTCCGTAACAGCTTCGGCGATGAAATCGCCGTCTTGGTCGACGGCGTCACCAAAATCTCCGGGATGCAGTCGAAGAGTCTGCGCGAGCAGCAAGTCGAATACTTTCGCAAAATGCTCATCTCGATGGCGCACGATATCCGCGTCATCGTCATCAAGCTCGCCGACCGTCTGCACAACATGCGGACGCTGGAGTATCTCGACGAATCCAAGCGGCGCCGCATCGCCGAAGAGACCCGCGATGTCTACGGCCCGCTGGCCCATCGCTTCGGCATGGCGCGCATCAAGTGGGAACTCGAAGACCTGGCGCTCAAATACCTCGAGCCGGACGCGTACGAAGATCTCGTGCGCCGCATCGAACTGAAGCGCGATGAACGCGAGGCCCACATCGAGGAGATCAAGATACCGCTGGCGGCGGCGCTGGACGGCGAAGGAGTGGAGGCCGAAATCACCGGCCGCGCCAAACACCTGGCCTCGATCCGCCGCAAGATGCTCGCGCGCGACATGCCGCTGGAGGAAATCTACGATCTGCTGGCGGTGCGCGTCATCACGCGCGACGAACGCGACTGTTACCATGTCCTGGGGGTCGTTCACAGTCTCTGGACGCCGGTGATCGACCGGTTCCATGACTATGTCGCGACGCCGAAATCGAACATGTACCAGTCGTTGCACACCACTGTGATCGGGCCCCGCGGACGCATGGTCGAAATCCAAATCCGCACCCGCACGATGCACCGCACCGCCGAATTCGGCGTCGCCGCGCACTGGCTCTACAAAGAAGGCAAGCAATCCTTCGACGACAGCGACCGGCAGATGAACTGGCTGCGCGAAGTGCTCGAGTGGCAGCAGGACACGCGCGACCCCGGTGAGTTCCTCGATTTTCTCAAGACCGACCTCTTTCAGGACGAGGTCTTCATCTTCACGCCCCACGGCGAGCTGGTGCACCTGCCCCGCAGCGCGACGCCGATCGACTTCGCCTACGCGGTCCACACCGAAGTCGGCCATCATTGCACCGGTGCGCGCGTCAACGGACGCATCGTCTCGTTGACGCATGCCCTGGAATCCGGCGATGAGGTCGAGATCATCACCGCCCCGCAGGCGCACCCCTCGCGCGACTGGCTCGCCATTGCGCGGACCACGCGGGCGCGCTCGAAGATTCGCGGGTACCTGCGCAAAACCGGGTTCGATCAGTCGCTGGAACTGGGGCGCGACTTGTTGCAGCGCGAATTGAAGCGCCTCCGCATCGCAGTGCCGAAAGACGCAGTGCTGACCGACTGGGCGATGGCCCATTCATTCCCCGATGCCGAAAGTCTGCTGGCGGCGCTCGGCAACGGGATGCTGTCGGTCAAGGCCCTGCTCCACAAGGTCCACCCCGACAGCGATCCCCAACGCACGGCCGCCAAGACCCGCGCGCCGACGCCGCCGACCGGGACCACCCCGCGCGGCATCCGCATCCAGAATCTTGATAACATGATGTTCCGGTTTGCCCTCTGCTGCCAGCCGGTTCCCGGCGAACGCATCATCGGCTATATTACGCGCGGACGCGGCGTCACCGTGCACCGCGTCGATTGCGCGAATATCGCCGCCATGGGGGATCAATCCGAACGCAGCGTCGCCGTCGAATGGGATGTCGCGCCCGATCAGGCCTTCCGCGTGGCCGTCAAAGTCACGCTGGAAAATCGCAAAAACCTGCTGCGCGACATCACCCAGGCGATCTCCGATGCGGAGATCAACATCCGCTCGGTCTCGATCGATTCGGAAAGCAGCATTGGCACCGGAAATATCGTCCTGGAAGTCCGCAATCTGCGTGAACTCGCGGACGTGATGAAGCGCATCCGCAGCGTGCCGGGGACGCTCGCGGTCGAACGAGCCGCCGCTGCCGACAATGGAACCCCGAAGGGGAATTCGGGTTCAGGCAATGGGAAAAGTCGAACACGATAGGCCACATCAGGGGGTGCCTGTCGTCATGCCCCCGACGCCGTTGATGCCCGCGACCATCAAATACAGACGGACCGAGTGGCGCACGACGTGGTGCATCCTCTGCGCACTGCTGTGGCTGATCCCCACGGCTGCCCGGGCGCAGTTTTATTTCGGCAAAAACAAAGTCCAGTACACCGAATTCGACTGGCGGGTTCTCGCCACCGAACATTTCGACATCTATTTCTATGAGGGCGAGCGCTGGCTGGCGGACGTGGCGGCCGAATCGGCCGAACGCTCCTACGACATCCTCGCCGACC
This genomic stretch from Candidatus Zixiibacteriota bacterium harbors:
- a CDS encoding ABC transporter ATP-binding protein, producing MTQSHPMHSGPPNPSSMQRFLRRALLHWPPLTVSLIASLLFVATSAALIWLVGPLAGALFGITPQTPIAGVEDGGSLGSIKNALLGVLDHLIVRQDRIETLARLCMAILLIAAIKNLCRYAQSLAVSTVEQRLVRGLREELFAHYQALSLSYYHRTRSGQIISRVANDVRVLSTMLDVAFGNLLRDPLLVLVLFGSLLVISWQLTLVALVVLPLSVTAIGLAGRFIRRYSWRSQEKMADLNTVLEENVTGVRVVKAFHREEYEIDRFRQSNRGFYRAMLKMLRVRHLNSPISEFLGTVGAIAILWLGGRAVLVGEGLSPNDFMTFIFLTFAIIQPIKTLAHVHARISEGRAAADRVFEALDLPIEVRDRPGARAMPGFCDAIRFENVGFHYDTGGSVLREINLQIPRGFAVALVGPSGGGKSTLCDLLARFYDPIEGRITIDGIDLRDLTIGSLRARLGIVTQDVVLFNDTVAHNIAYGDTSPDPNRLRQAAEAAFAAEFIDALPLGFETVIGPRGMKLSGGQRQRIAIARAIYKDPPILIFDEATSALDTASEFAVQQAINNLLRDRTALIVAHRLSTVRDADLIAVVDAGLIIDTGTHETLLERGGLYRRLHDMQFADTPQGADASHEAARPVL
- a CDS encoding glycosyltransferase, which gives rise to MKPRVLFCDSARVWGGIEHWMVTVVGALAHRGWTTALVARTGHELLRRATAAGLETHGWRFRFDFDPGTILPADRLMRRWRPDLLVVALGRDIRTVGMAAHRQGVPMLWRMGMPYPNCGWAHRVTGKRLVRKVVVPSHELKGRLSPFPWLDGKVEVIPNGLPLTDPPDETRIAVARQALGWKRDQFVILWVGRIKAIKGVDLLLRAFAGLVAKHPHARIVLVGSGPDENALRELSVQLGIDARVRFAGYQSDPGPYYEGCDLFVCPSREEPFGWVLLEAMLRRKPVMAAAVGGIPEVAGDGAVRLFPKEDIGALRDILEELISDEHKRDRLADAGLARVRSTFTESLMMDRLEDCFTRTIDGSQMHHPRARSRRDTTRALVG
- a CDS encoding glycosyltransferase family 9 protein encodes the protein MASKRVERFLKSIGFALLRTVAPRRRPLPDRDAIARFERVLVLRLDERIGNAVLLTSMLAALRSQFPLTRIDCMLSFRYADLRRFIPSVDRFVLFDKHRLARRPWEFLRTVRSIRGERYDCVFDASADQTVSFTHLALCAFSGGRVRVGHDRGGMGRLYDLSVAVPDHVRHAADTHVDLLDALTPVADRPLPKLHVDTDDEVLARLCRSQEIDSDLPLVLIHPGARGRKRWPPEQFAELTRRLAATVRANLVLVWGPSDVQTAEVVVKLGDNTLRPAGILAFVELLQLIRRADVFVSADTGPMHLASAVGAPVVAIFLHTDPAQYGPRDPASIVLDGRDRALSAGDVADAVLGILRHNTLRGAASPPREAFAS
- a CDS encoding glycosyltransferase family 4 protein, which encodes MRIIVSATLGGFSAGTWYAVNTARRLVSRGHEVLYIPRPAGESARRAESAGLRVTSDIDLEKKSPRRAYRNLRTLLNLMTSFGPDVVLAHGSGDHSFWGLARLIGDRRMALIRVRALDPKPPRRHALARWLHHKATDAVVTANTRHYAYYRSALAIPAERMRIIGGGIDPEEYRDTGDDAFRSNEISLPDGRRIVVLLARFAPVKGHRVLLTAASRIRERHSDTHFLFVGRAAAYNGDQLRRWTFEMNLQGAVTIVDRPLPSIPALLARCAIGVVASVGSETVSRALLEYLASGLAVVATDVGGVPDLLSRGEFGRLIPPDNSTAIAAAVSDLLDNDERRRRMGAAARAYVLGNCTWDQRVDEWERLLYETIARVRGRDIAPLNDGEPPGGCQESPPAVVLDGPVR
- a CDS encoding bifunctional (p)ppGpp synthetase/guanosine-3',5'-bis(diphosphate) 3'-pyrophosphohydrolase, producing MNLAEFVIRVEAENANVDIALLRRAYEFSDAAHKGQVRESGEPYVNHCLAVAMILAEQHLDTATIAAGMIHDVVEDTVHGLDAVRNSFGDEIAVLVDGVTKISGMQSKSLREQQVEYFRKMLISMAHDIRVIVIKLADRLHNMRTLEYLDESKRRRIAEETRDVYGPLAHRFGMARIKWELEDLALKYLEPDAYEDLVRRIELKRDEREAHIEEIKIPLAAALDGEGVEAEITGRAKHLASIRRKMLARDMPLEEIYDLLAVRVITRDERDCYHVLGVVHSLWTPVIDRFHDYVATPKSNMYQSLHTTVIGPRGRMVEIQIRTRTMHRTAEFGVAAHWLYKEGKQSFDDSDRQMNWLREVLEWQQDTRDPGEFLDFLKTDLFQDEVFIFTPHGELVHLPRSATPIDFAYAVHTEVGHHCTGARVNGRIVSLTHALESGDEVEIITAPQAHPSRDWLAIARTTRARSKIRGYLRKTGFDQSLELGRDLLQRELKRLRIAVPKDAVLTDWAMAHSFPDAESLLAALGNGMLSVKALLHKVHPDSDPQRTAAKTRAPTPPTGTTPRGIRIQNLDNMMFRFALCCQPVPGERIIGYITRGRGVTVHRVDCANIAAMGDQSERSVAVEWDVAPDQAFRVAVKVTLENRKNLLRDITQAISDAEINIRSVSIDSESSIGTGNIVLEVRNLRELADVMKRIRSVPGTLAVERAAAADNGTPKGNSGSGNGKSRTR